In a single window of the Rhopalosiphum padi isolate XX-2018 chromosome 1, ASM2088224v1, whole genome shotgun sequence genome:
- the LOC132926590 gene encoding zinc finger MYM-type protein 1-like, translating into MSCKKKRLSSGQSIMSFFKQKPSTSTDIVIVEQETLNTNSNSVASPNQTFDEVIKNIEVIHDNYITAGFNEKIQTDNSDMMEIENNLLPSSSIAVHVDDAPKTEGFNDKIQTDNSDVMEIENNLLPSSSIAVHVDDAPKTEVFANDPASIPLVISDEMLHYYMSLGPCQPNANDLLNNTFPKTYEESGHIRNDRIDLKLIENANRQVADNRELLRQIIDALIYIGRQNISLRGHREGIDSNNRGNFLELNRLTFLSNVTQNHLLNIISEVIRFKILNEVKRSGQFAVIIDTTTDVSNLEQFTFILRYVNEEGLVQERLVSLVTASDATGLGMFEVFCEITNKYNIEWKTQLIAQAYDGAASMQGQYSGLKTRIQNENPNAIYIWCCAHLFNLVVVDTCDCCIVSKRFFGDIGCFVEFMRARKRTAIFVKWQEQLYPNDRLRRMKRFSTTRWTSHDRVLIVINEKYSALLETLEEISDANNSDREAASTAENLLSKITSFQFILMMLFFRKLFAITSEVSRYLQSKEIDFVQAINLIDIAKNRLIDMRTEQDCKDLIDQAKLFSNKNDLNETDFPQVRPRRKKIMAGEQARDELLSSPVDNFRTGVFYRILDTVISSIENRFSESRNILKDFTLLSPERLRLIKNENDLPSDAFKAISNWISIDLTQLKIEYVTFSKSLDKLLNGMNINMMYQNLNNHTSDFDSENDSENSENDVETSENKITCLQILKILSSYDLRNAFPNLFKTYKALGTIPVSSASAERSFSKVKLIKTRLRSTTGQNRLESLLMLSMERDVPINHQEVIDKFAQTSTLLKKNLMFK; encoded by the exons ATGTCTTGTAAAAAAAAGAGACTTTCATCAGGTCAAAGTATAATGTCATTCTTCAAACAGAAGCCTTCTACGTCTACTGATATAGTTATTG ttgaacAAGAAACATTAAACACCAATTCAAATTCCGTGGCATCACCAAATCAAACTTTTGATGAAGTCATTAAAAACATTGAAGTTATACATGATAATTACATAACTGCAG ggtttaatgaaaaaattcaaaCTGACAACTCAGATATGAtggaaattgaaaataatttattgccaAGTTCAAGTATTGCAGTACATGTAGATGATGCACCCAAAACAGAgg ggTTTAATGACAAAATTCAAACTGACAACTCAGATGTGAtggaaattgaaaataatttattgccaAGTTCAAGTATTGCAGTACATGTAGATGATGCACCCAAAACAGAgg tatttgcaAATGATCCAGCGTCTATACCATTAGTTATATCGGATGAAATGTTGCATTATTATATGTCCCTTGGTCCTTGTCAGCCAAAtgctaatgatttattaaataatacatttcccAAGACATATGAAGAAAGTGGTCATATTAG AAATGACCGAATTGATCTGAAACTCATTGAAAATGCAAATCGTCAGGTGGCTGACAATCGAGAACTTTTAAGACAGATTATTGATGCCCTTATTTATATTGGAAGACAAAATATATCTTTAAGAGGTCATCGTGAAGGCATTGATTCAAATAACAGAGGAAATTTTTTGGAATTA aatcgactaACTTTTTTGTCTAATGTCAcccaaaatcatttattaaacattatatcagaagtaataagatttaaaatattaaatgaagttAAAAGATCTGGACAGTTTGCTGTGATAATTGATACAACGACTGATGTTAGTAATTTAGAACAATTCACATTTATTCTTAGGTATGTAAACGAAGAAGGTCTTGTTCAAGAACGACTGGTTTCATTAGTAACTGCATCAGATGCAACTGGACTGGGTATGTTTGAAGTATTTTGTGAAATaactaacaaatataatattgagtgGAAGACACAATTGATAGCTCAAGCATATGATGGTGCTGCATCTATGCAGGGACAGTATTCTGGTTTGAAAACCAGAATACAAAATGAAAATCCAAATGCCATATATATTTGGTGTTGTGCGCATTTATTCAATCTAGTAGTGGTTGATACATGTGACTGTTGTATTGTCTCAAAACGTTTTTTTGGTGATATTggatgttttgttgagtttatGAGGGCTAGAAAACGAACAGCTATTTTTGTTAAATGGCAAGAACAATTATATCCTAATGATCGTTTACGTCGAATGAAGCGATTTTCCACTACACGATGGACATCTCATGACAgggtattaattgttattaatgaaaaatattctgcacTATTGGAGACATTAGAAGAAATTTCTGATGCAAATAATTCAGACCGCGAAGCTGCCTCAACTGCTGAAAatcttttaagtaaaataacatcatttcaatttattttaatgatgttattttttagaaaattatttgccATCACGTCTGAAGTGTCAAGATATCTACAATCAAAGGAAATTGATTTTGTGCaggcaattaatttaatagatattgcAAAAAATCGTTTAATAGATATGAGAACAGAACAAGACTGTAAAGATTTAATTGACCAggcaaaattattttcaaataaaaatgatcttaATGAAACAGATTTTCCTCAGGTAAGACcgaggagaaaaaaaattatggctgGAGAACAAGCTAGAGATGAGCTTTTATCTTCACCTGTAGATAATTTTAGGACTGGggttttttatagaattttggaTACAGTAATTTCATCTATTGAAAATCGATTTTCTGAATCtagaaatatacttaaagatttTACATTACTTTCACCTGAACGTTTAAGGTTGATAAAGAATGAAAACGATTTACCTAGTGATGCCTTTAAAGCCATTTCCAACTGGATTTCAATAGATCTCACTcaactaaaaattgaatatgttaCATTTAGTAAAAGTTTAGATAAATTGCTTAATGGTATGAATATAAACATGATGTATCAAAACCTTAACAATCATACAAGTGATTTTGATTCGGAGAATGATAGCGAAAACAGTGAAAATGATGTTGAAacttcagaaaataaaataacttgccTGCAAATCCTGAAAATTTTATCCAGTTATGACCTTAGAAATGCATTTccaaatttgtttaaaacatataaagcACTTGGAACCATTCCTGTATCTTCAGCATCTGCAGAAAGAAGCTTTTCTAAG gtaAAGCTTATTAAGACTAGACTTCGGTCAACAACTGGTCAGAATCGGTTGGAAAGTTTGTTAATGTTAAGCATGGAGAGAGATGTGCCAATAAATCACCAAGAAGTTATTGATAAGTTTGCTCAAACATCaactttgttaaaaaaaaatttaatgtttaaataa